The Gemmatimonadaceae bacterium genome contains the following window.
GTGACGCGTCCGCGCGCGCCAGCACCCCCGCGCGCGCGAGGATACGCATTGCCGATTCGGCCTCGCGGTCGCTGACCTTCCCACGCGCGGTAGCCGCAATCTCGGGCGCCTCGGCCGAGACGAGCCCACGGGCATCCGCCAGCTTCACCAGCGCGTCGAACACCGCCGTCACGGTCTCGCGCTCCGGCAACGCGCCCTTGATGAAGAACTCGTGGGTGAAGCGATCAGGAAACGCGTGCAGCAGGATGGCCGTCGCCGGCTGTCGGTCGCGCCCGCCCCGCCCCGCCTCTTGGTAGTAGGCCTCCAAGGTGCCGGGCATCGCATGGTGGACGACCAAGCGCACGTTGGGCTTGTCGATGCCCATCCCGAAGGCGTTGGTGGCGACGATGATGCGCACGCGCTCCTTCATGAACGCGTCCTGCACGTCCGCGCGGTGCGCATCGTCGAGCCCGGCGTGATACGCCAGGGCCGGGAGCTTGGCCTTGGTCAGTACGCCCGCAATGCGCTCCACCGTCTTGCGCGTGCTGGCATACACGATGGCCACGCCCTCGGGCTGCGAGCGCAGGTGGTCGCCGAGCAGGTCCACGAGGGCTTCGTCCTTGGCCGCGTCGTTCTTGGCAGGGATGACGTGGTAGGAGAGGTTCGTGCGGTCGAATCCGGTGATGACGACCTCGGGATCCCGCAGCGCCAACTGCCGCGCAATGTCCTCGCGCACCTCCGGCGTGGCCGTGGCCGTGAGGGCCACGGTCGGCGGGTCGCCGAGCCGTGCGCGCACGTCGCGCACCCGCAGGTAACTGGGGCGGAAGTCGTGGCCCCATTCACTGATGCAGTGCGCCTCATCCACCGCCAGCAGCGTCACCCCGACCTCGCGCAGCCGTTCGGCGCTGCGCCCGAGGTCAAAACGCTCCGGCGCCACGTAGAGCATGCGGATCTCGCCGCGCTGCACGGCCGCCATCCGCGCGCTGACCTCCGAGGCCGACAGCGTGCTGTTTACGTAGGTGGCCGGGATCCCGCGCGCCACCAAGGCGTCGACCTGGTCCTTCATCAACGAGATGAGTGGCGAGATCACGACCGTCAGGCCGTCCAACACGAGCGCCGGCACCTGGTAGCACAGCGACTTGCCGCCGCCGGTGGGCAGAATCACCAGGGTATCGCGACCCGCGAGCACGGAGTCGACGGCCTGCGTCTGCCCCGGCCGGAAGTCCGGATAGCCAAAGCGCTCGGCCAGCACGCGCCGCGCGGCCTCGAGCCGCGTGTCGGGAGGGAGCGAGGTCGGCACGGGAGGAAGGATAGTCGCTGTCGCACGTCGCTCGGCAGCGGATTCGCGCCAGCGGTACCTTTTCGCGATGCGGATCCCGTTGTTCGTGTCGGCCTCCGGCATCCTTGTCGTCGTGGCGCTCGGCTTTGCCGTGGGCCTGCGTGTGTTGGCCGGCACCTTCGAGCGCCGTTATGTACGCGCGTGGTACCGGGCATGGCTCGGGCTCGCAGTCTACGCCGCAACGGCAGGCCTCGCCTTGCTGGCGGTGAACGTTCCGGCGCTGACGCCGTTGCGCGAGCTGTTCTCCGCCACCTCGCTCATCGCCGCCGCGGTGCATCTACACGCATTGGCGGAGGGCACCTGGGACCTGGCGGTTCCCGGAGAGAAGCTCCCGCGCTGGCAGTCGCTGCTCCTCGGCGTCGCGTTCGGCATTGCCCTGCTGCTCGTGCTGCTTCCGGACGGCGCCCTCGGCCTTTCGTCGATGCAGATGTACCTCGCGCGCATCGTGCTGGTTGCGATCGCCTGGGCGGTGGCGTATGCGGCGGCGGGGGTGCTCATTCTGCGACGGCTGGCGCCGCAGGCCGGGATCAGCCGCGCCACCTTGGCCATCTCGCTCCTCTCCTACGGCGCACTGCGGCTCATCGAGCCGGCGATGCATTTCGTCGGGCCGTCCCCGATCCTGGCGCAGGTGCTCAGCTTCGGCGGGCTGCCGCTGCTCGTCGGCCTTGGTGCCGGCACGCTGATGGTGCTCTTGGAGGTCGAACACGAGCGGGCCATCCACGCCATCGAGGCATCGGCCACGGCGGAGCGCAGTGCGTCCGAGGCGGAGGCCCTGTTGGCCACCGCCCTGGCTGGCAGCGCCGACCCCGTGTTCGTGGTCGCACCGGACGGCAAGCTCCTGACGTTCAACGCGCGTTTCCGTGAGATCGTGGTTGCCGTGCTCGGCGTGGAGCCGCAGGCGGGGACACCCCTAGACACGCTGTTTGGCGGCAACGCGCCGGGCTTTTGGCACGAGGCCTTTTCGCGCGCGCTCTGCGGCGAGGCGCAGCACCGAATCGAACCGTTGGTGCTGCGGCCGTCGGATGCGCCCCGGATGTTCGCCATCCGCGTGACGCCGGTGCTGCGTGACGGCGCCGCGGTCGCCGCCTTGGTCGTCGCCCACGATGCGACGGAGGAGGAGCGGCTGCGGTCCGTGCTCGCGCGGCGCGACCGGTGGTTCCGCTCGCTGATCGAGAACGCCAGCGACATTCTGCTCGAGATCTCGCCCGACCTCTCGATCGACTACGCCTCGCCGGCGGTCGAGCGGATTCTGGCGCGGAGCGCCGAGCTGTTGCCGGGCACCAGCCTGCTGTCCATCGTCCACACCGAGGACGCCGAGCGCGTGCGCGTTGCCTTGGCACGCTTCTTTGCGGAGGATCCGGACGCGCCGGCCACGGTCCCGTTCCGGACGCAGCACGCGGACGGCAGTTACGTACAGCTCGAGGCCTCGGCGCGACCTTTCCAGGAGCCAGACGGCACGCCGCACCTGATCCTCACGGCGCGCGACGTGAGCGAGCGGCATCGCCTCGAGGCCGCCCTGATGGCCGCGCGACGGCTGGAGAGTATCGGCCGGCTGGCGGGCGGCGTGGCCCACGACTTCAACAACTTGCTCACGGCGATGCTGGGGAACGTCGCCGTGCTCAAGGCAGGCGAGGATGGACCGGAGGCGCAGGCGGGCCACGTCGAGGAGTTGGCGCGCGCCGTGTCGCGCGGGTCCGAGCTCACCAAGCGCCTGCTGGCCTTTGCGCGGCAGCGCAACGTCGAGCCGCGACCGACCTCGCTCGACGCCTTCTTCCGCGACCTCGCGCCGCTGCTGCGTCGGCTGCTCGGCAACGAGCGAACGTTCGTGCTCGAGAGCGATCCGGCGACGTGGCCCGTGCTCGTGGACGCCGGAGCGTTCGAACAGGCCATCGTGAACCTCGTCACGAACGCGCGCGATGCAACGGCCGACGGGGACCGCGTGCGCATCACGGTGGAGAACCTCGCGCTCACGGCTGGGCCGGCGGCGGCGCTCCGTATGGATGTTGGCGATTGGGTGCGCATCGACGTCGCGGACAGTGGCGCCGGCATGGACGAAACCGTGCTCGATCATGTCTTCGAGCCCTTCTTCACCACCAAGGAGCGGAGCGGCGGCACGGGCCTCGGGCTCGCCACGACGTATGGCAGTGTCGCGCAGGCCGGCGGCCACATCCGCGTGCGCTCGACAGTCGGGGCTGGGAGCAGCTTCTCGATCTACCTGCCGCGCTCGCGCGAGCTGCCGGTGCGGGCCCGCACGCCGGAGGCGACGCAGTTGGATCGGGGCGCGGAGGGTGAGGTGGTGCTGCTGATCGACGATGATCGCGCGGTGCGCGATGTCACGGCCAAGCTGCTCCGGCGCATCGGCTACACGGTACTCGTGGCGGAGGACGGGCGCGAGGGACTGGCCCAGGCATCCGTGCGCGACCAGCGGATCGACGTGGTCGTGAGTGATGTGGTGATGCCTGGCCTCGGCGGGCTGGAAGCCGTCGCGCTGATTCGTGAGCAACGGCCGGGACTGCCTGCCGTATTCATCTCCGGCTACAACGCCGAGGCCGCGCGGTGGCAGGAGCGCGAGTCCGCGCCGGGGCCGCTCGTAGCAAAGCCGTTCGCCATCGGCGAACTTGCCACGCGGATCCGAGAGGAGTTAGACCGCCCTCGCGAAGTGACCGCGCGTGATCTCGTTGCCAACAACGTCGCGGGGCCGGCGGGACAGGCGGCCTCCTGACGCGGCGGCGTCCAGCGCGACGCGGTACGCGGCGACCGTTGCCGCGACATCGTCACCCGGCAGGTTGAAGACCAGGCGGAATCGCCGGACGCCTGCCGCCAGGAGCCGCGGCAGGAATTCGCTGCCCTCCACCGGGCGCGAGTGCAGCAGACGATTGCGGCAGGCATAGTCGGTGGCGACCGGGAACACGTAGCCGGCCGGGTCCGTGAGCCGTGTGTCCGTGTGCTGCTTCGTGCAGAGATCGCGGCAGTGGGTCGGCGTGCGGTCGAAGGCCGCGCTGAGCACGCAGTGCTCCAGGGTCATACCTTCGGGGCGACCGAACAGGAACACCTCGAAGCCCGCGCCCTGCCACGGCGCCACGACCTGCGCGATTTCCTCGGTGGTGAGTTCGACGGAGAGCGTGAGCCCGCTCGCCCCAAGTCCGAACTGCGCGGCCGCCGTCTGCGCGTTGAACACGTTGGTCGCGTAGTCACCGCGCACGTCGCGCCCCGTGGTGGCGAGTTCCGCAAGCAAGCCAAGGTGGCCAGAGAGCACCGGCGTCCCGAGCGCCAGCCACTTGTCGAGTCGCTTGCGTTCCTCGGGCCGCACGACGCTGGGCAGCCGCAGGCGGAACCGCTTGCCTGCCGCCGCGGTGCGAGCAACGAGAGCCTGCACCTGCGAGACCGGTGGGAATGGGTGGCGGAGGAAGGGGTCGAACACGATCTCATCGGCGCCGGCGGCCAAGGCGGCGTCGGCGTCGGCGATACGCCAGACCTCGGCGATCAGCAGGGGGGCAGTCTCGCGATGCGGTGCGACCTCGGGGGACGCCGCGGCCTCGGGGAACGGCGCAGCCTCGGGGGACGGCGCAGCCACGGGCAGCCGTGCGGACGGTATGGCGTCGCGCAGCAGCGTGACCGCCGCCTCGGCAATGCGCTCTCGGCGCGCGGCGAGATCCGCCTCGCGCGCCCAGCCACGCCGCTGCTCCAACTCCTCCACGGCCGCCTGGCGCATCCGATTCAACTCGGACACGGGCAGGAACAGCCCGGCGGCGAGGCCAGACACGTCGCAGTCGCCGAGCACGAACGACGACTCCCCGAGTCGCCCGAACTGCTCGCGCAGCTGCGCGGCGTCGAGCGCGCGCTTGCTGGCCGGCGCGAGTGCCATCTCGCTGCGCAGTTCGACCGCATCGCCACCTGCGGTGAAGATGGCCTTGAGCGGACCGCCCGCGGCGCCAAAGCAACGCACGCTGAGCCCGCTACGCCGACGGCGCGCACCCTGCCCCACCTGCGCGAAACTCTCGCGTGCCTCTTCCAGCAACGCCACCTGCGCGTTGCGCACGACCGTCCAACCCACGGGCACCGGCCGGCGCGCCTTGATGGCCTGGCGCCACAAGCCGTCGCGCTGCGCGAGGGTCCGTACGGGTCCCGCCTGGAAGCCCGTGCTCTCGAGGTGCCCGCCCGCTGGCGGCTCAAAGCCAAGCCCGTCGCGCTCGGCAATCGGCGCGCGCACCTCAACAATCACCTCGCCCTTCTCGAAGCCAACCACGACGCCCAGCTCCAGGCCGCGGTTGTCCGGCTGCGTGCGCGTGATGTAGTCGCGTCCCGCGCGGCCACCGTACATCCCGCCCGTGAAGCCGCGCGAGAAGATCTGGACGAGCGGCTGGACTTCCTCGAAGCTCGGCGCGGCGAAGGTCCCGCGCTCCACGCGCGAGAGGAACTCGCGATAGCCCTTCGTCACCGTGGCGACGAACTCGGGCTTCTTCTTGCGGCCCTCGATCTTCAGGCAGCCGACGCCCGCCGCAGCAATCTCCGGCAGGTGTTCCCAGGCGCCGAGGTCCTTGGCGGAGATGAGATACCCGCGGTCCAGTTCCTCACCGCTATCGGCATCGCGGAGCACGTAGTCCTTGCGACAGGACTGCGCACAGGAGCCGCGGTTGGCGCTGCGCTCGGAGATCATCCCCGACATGAAGCACTGGCCACTGTAGGAGATGCAGAGCGCCCCGTGCACGAAGGTCTCGAGACCCAAGGTCGGCACGGCCGCCCGGATGGCGCGCACGTCCTCGATCGTGTTCTCGCGGGCGAGCACCACGCGGTCCACGCCGAGGCGCTCCATCACGCGGGCGCCGGAGGCATCGTGCACGGTGAGTTGCGTGGACCCGTGGATCTCGAAGCCGGGATACACGCGCTGGATCATCCGGATCAGTCCGAGGTCCTGCACGATGGCGGCGTCGATGCCACGATCGATGCAATCGCCGAGATACTCCATCGCTTCTGCCATCTCGGCCGGCTTGACCAGGATGTTGAAGGTCAGGTAGACGCGCGCGCCGCGTTCGTGCGCTATCAGGCAAGCCTGCTCCAGTTCATCGAGCGTGAGCTGGGCGCCTTCATCGCGCGCATTGAACTTGGAGGCCCCGAGGTAGACGGCATTCGCGCCGTTGGCCACGGCGGCGCGCACGGCATCGAGCGAGCCGGCGGGCGCCAGCAGTTCGGGAATCGGGACGCGGGTCACGGGGGCAATCTAACGCCCCCGGGCGTCAGGCCGTGGCGGCCACCACTTCGTGCAGTTGCATCAGATGTCGCTGCTCGTGCCGCGCGATCATCAGGACCCATTGCCAGCCATCGAACGGGCCGAAGACCGGATGGTCGTGGCGCACCAGCGAGAGGCGAGGACCGGCGTCATAGGCCGCATCCAGCAACTGCACGCGCCCGTCGGCCCAGCGCCCGCGCTCGGCGACGAGG
Protein-coding sequences here:
- a CDS encoding U32 family peptidase, which encodes MTRVPIPELLAPAGSLDAVRAAVANGANAVYLGASKFNARDEGAQLTLDELEQACLIAHERGARVYLTFNILVKPAEMAEAMEYLGDCIDRGIDAAIVQDLGLIRMIQRVYPGFEIHGSTQLTVHDASGARVMERLGVDRVVLARENTIEDVRAIRAAVPTLGLETFVHGALCISYSGQCFMSGMISERSANRGSCAQSCRKDYVLRDADSGEELDRGYLISAKDLGAWEHLPEIAAAGVGCLKIEGRKKKPEFVATVTKGYREFLSRVERGTFAAPSFEEVQPLVQIFSRGFTGGMYGGRAGRDYITRTQPDNRGLELGVVVGFEKGEVIVEVRAPIAERDGLGFEPPAGGHLESTGFQAGPVRTLAQRDGLWRQAIKARRPVPVGWTVVRNAQVALLEEARESFAQVGQGARRRRSGLSVRCFGAAGGPLKAIFTAGGDAVELRSEMALAPASKRALDAAQLREQFGRLGESSFVLGDCDVSGLAAGLFLPVSELNRMRQAAVEELEQRRGWAREADLAARRERIAEAAVTLLRDAIPSARLPVAAPSPEAAPFPEAAASPEVAPHRETAPLLIAEVWRIADADAALAAGADEIVFDPFLRHPFPPVSQVQALVARTAAAGKRFRLRLPSVVRPEERKRLDKWLALGTPVLSGHLGLLAELATTGRDVRGDYATNVFNAQTAAAQFGLGASGLTLSVELTTEEIAQVVAPWQGAGFEVFLFGRPEGMTLEHCVLSAAFDRTPTHCRDLCTKQHTDTRLTDPAGYVFPVATDYACRNRLLHSRPVEGSEFLPRLLAAGVRRFRLVFNLPGDDVAATVAAYRVALDAAASGGRLSRRPRDVVGNEITRGHFARAV
- a CDS encoding PAS domain-containing protein, which gives rise to MRIPLFVSASGILVVVALGFAVGLRVLAGTFERRYVRAWYRAWLGLAVYAATAGLALLAVNVPALTPLRELFSATSLIAAAVHLHALAEGTWDLAVPGEKLPRWQSLLLGVAFGIALLLVLLPDGALGLSSMQMYLARIVLVAIAWAVAYAAAGVLILRRLAPQAGISRATLAISLLSYGALRLIEPAMHFVGPSPILAQVLSFGGLPLLVGLGAGTLMVLLEVEHERAIHAIEASATAERSASEAEALLATALAGSADPVFVVAPDGKLLTFNARFREIVVAVLGVEPQAGTPLDTLFGGNAPGFWHEAFSRALCGEAQHRIEPLVLRPSDAPRMFAIRVTPVLRDGAAVAALVVAHDATEEERLRSVLARRDRWFRSLIENASDILLEISPDLSIDYASPAVERILARSAELLPGTSLLSIVHTEDAERVRVALARFFAEDPDAPATVPFRTQHADGSYVQLEASARPFQEPDGTPHLILTARDVSERHRLEAALMAARRLESIGRLAGGVAHDFNNLLTAMLGNVAVLKAGEDGPEAQAGHVEELARAVSRGSELTKRLLAFARQRNVEPRPTSLDAFFRDLAPLLRRLLGNERTFVLESDPATWPVLVDAGAFEQAIVNLVTNARDATADGDRVRITVENLALTAGPAAALRMDVGDWVRIDVADSGAGMDETVLDHVFEPFFTTKERSGGTGLGLATTYGSVAQAGGHIRVRSTVGAGSSFSIYLPRSRELPVRARTPEATQLDRGAEGEVVLLIDDDRAVRDVTAKLLRRIGYTVLVAEDGREGLAQASVRDQRIDVVVSDVVMPGLGGLEAVALIREQRPGLPAVFISGYNAEAARWQERESAPGPLVAKPFAIGELATRIREELDRPREVTARDLVANNVAGPAGQAAS
- a CDS encoding ATP-dependent DNA helicase RecQ, producing the protein MPTSLPPDTRLEAARRVLAERFGYPDFRPGQTQAVDSVLAGRDTLVILPTGGGKSLCYQVPALVLDGLTVVISPLISLMKDQVDALVARGIPATYVNSTLSASEVSARMAAVQRGEIRMLYVAPERFDLGRSAERLREVGVTLLAVDEAHCISEWGHDFRPSYLRVRDVRARLGDPPTVALTATATPEVREDIARQLALRDPEVVITGFDRTNLSYHVIPAKNDAAKDEALVDLLGDHLRSQPEGVAIVYASTRKTVERIAGVLTKAKLPALAYHAGLDDAHRADVQDAFMKERVRIIVATNAFGMGIDKPNVRLVVHHAMPGTLEAYYQEAGRGGRDRQPATAILLHAFPDRFTHEFFIKGALPERETVTAVFDALVKLADARGLVSAEAPEIAATARGKVSDREAESAMRILARAGVLARADASRTQAQVRLLATPERIKAELSEGEHGLELALLRSLWKRARGAFESGIVADLDALPPGIGGAQAAMGLLDALQDRQMVLWSRLGEGITMTDLARPLAQWPVDWTGLERRRVGELRKLEMVQRYAYAKTCRREFVLRYFGDPAARPRCDNCDVCLGIRHEQRVASTPSVRGKRTRAAAQGDRDAGGRGAGGSRGSSGVRGGASQAGAASTPLSRDEIARLDALKALRSRLAKDESVPAYVIFPDRALREIARAQPTSLAQLADVHGVGPARLERYGRAVLEALSQG